A stretch of DNA from Basfia succiniciproducens:
AATTAATTGATTTTATTCAAGCGGATGATATAACAAACAATCTTCATAGCATTAAAGATTATCTGCGTTGGACTTATAGCAATTTCAATCGTTCGGATATTTATTACGGCCACGGACAAGACAATAGTTGGGATGAGTCAACTCAGCTCGTTTTATCTGGCTTAGATCTGCCGCTCGACCTTCCACAGGAATTATACAATGCCAATCTTACTCAAGCAGAAAAAGAAACGGTGATAAATTTAGTTATCAAGCGTTTGACAAAGCGTTTACCCGTTGCTTATTTAACCAATTCCGCTTGGTTTTGCGGTTTGGAATTTTATGTGGATGAACGCGTTATCATTCCCCGTTCCCCAATCAGCGCATTAATTGAAAACCGCTTTCAAGGCATTATTGTCAAGGAACCTAAACGTATTTTAGATATGTGTACCGGTAGCGGCTGTATTGCCATTGCCTGTGCGGAACAATTTAAAGAAGCGGAAGTGGATGCAGTGGATCTTTCCATTGATGCGCTGAATGTGGCTGAAATCAATATTGATCGTTATAACCTCTCCGAGCGGGTTTTCCCGATACAATCGGATTTATTCGATAATGTGCCCGCAGATAAATACGACCTAATCGTATCTAATCCGCCTTATGTGGACCGAGAAGATCTTGCCGATATGCCGGAAGAATTTCATTACGAACCGGAAATGGCTTTAGGATCGGGTGTTGACGGTTTAACGATCACCAAACAAATTTTAGCAAATGCGGCAAATTATCTGAATGATGACGGCGTATTGGTTTGTGAGGTAGGAAACAGTATGATCCACCTGATAGAACAATACCCTGATGTGCCTTTCAATTGGGTAGAATTACGTAACGGCGGTGTAGGCGTATTTGTTTTAACTAAAGCACAGTTAATTGCATATCAAACCAAATTTACGGATTGATCCCAAACAAAAACGGCATATAAGAATTTATATGCCGTTTATTGATTAATAAGAAAGTAAATTAACCGTTAATAAAATCTTCACCTGACTTAATGTCACCTTGTAAAGTTTCTAACATAGCATTTAACGCTTTTTCTTCAAATGCACTTAATTTACCCAGGGTTAAGTATTCTTCAACACCTTCTGTACCTAAACGAACCGGTTGTGCAAAGAAACGGGCATATTTGCCGTCGCCTTCCACATAAGCGCATTCAACAACTTTCGCACCTTGCGAGGCTTTCACTAATGCTAATGCAAAACGTGCCGCCGCCTGCGCCATAGATAAGGTTGCAGAACCGCCGCCCGCTTTTGCTTCAACCACTTCCGTACCTGCATTTTGGATACGATGCGTTAAAGCAATGATTTCCTCTTCACTGCTCCATTCAACATTTTGAACTTGAGACAATAACGGAAGAATGGTTACACCCGAATGACCGCCGATAACAGGAATTGTAACCCGAGTAGGATCTAAGCCTTTTAATTCGGCGATAAAGGTTTCCGCTCGAAGAATATCTAAGGTAGTAATGCCGAATAATTTACGTTTGTCGTAAACACCCGCTTTTTTCAATACTTCGGCCGCAATGGCAACCATCGCATTAACCGGGTTGGTGATAATACCCACACAGGCTTTCGGGCATTGTTCCGCCACTTTTTCGGTCAGACTACGAATAATACCCGCATTAACACCGAATAAATCCGCACGTGTCATGCCCGGTTTACGTGCCACACCCGCAGAAATTAACACAATATCCGCCCCTTTTAATGCTTCTGAAGGATCCGTACCGGCAAAACCTTCAACCACAACATCTGTTGGGATATGGCTAAGATCTTTAGCAACACCCGGGGTGACGGGTGCGACATCATACAGAGATAAAGATGAACCAGCCGGTAATTGTAACTTTAATAATAAAGCCAACGCTTGACCAATGCCGCCTGCGGCACCTAGAACTGCAACTTTCATTTAAGACTCCTTAATGTGGAAATTTATAACTTGAAATTGGTAGAAAGTATAAAGACAGAATCACAAAATTACAAATACTTAGTCGCTATTTTCACGATCTAAAACAAATTTTTTGCTAATTTTTTTCGAAAACGAAAATAACTAAAAATAGTTATTACCGAATAAATCATATTTCTAAATTTTTATTGCATTTTTTTGAATTTTTATGCAAAATTTATGCAATTTGTGTTAATGGAAAATAAATATGGCAATAGAAAAAACGGATAATTTATTAACTGTATTTAAAGACTTACTTTCACAGGAACGTTTCGGTTCGCAAAGTGAGATTGTCAGTGCGTTGCAAGACTTGGGTTTCAGTAATATTAATCAATCCAAAGTCTCCCGGATGCTGACAAAATTCGGTGCGATCCGCACCCGTAATACCCGTATGGAAATGGTATATTGCCTGCCCAATGAATTAAGCGTGCCGAACACCAGCAGTCCGCTGAAAAATCTCGTGCTAGACATTGATCATAATGACTTTCTTATCGTGATCAAAACAAGCCCGGGCGCTGCACAACTTATCGCCCGGTTACTGGATTCCGTCGGCAAAACGGAAGGTATTTTAGGTACTATTGCGGGAGATGATACGATTTTTATCACACCGACGAAAGGAACGGGCATTAAAGAATTAATTAATACCATTCAACAACTTTTTGAGAATTCTTTATAAATATGAAGATACTGATTACCGGCGCAACAGGGTTAGTGGGAAAAGCACTAACCCGACAATTACTCAAGCAATCTCATCAGATCACCGCCCTCACTCGCGCCGTTAATACCGCCCAAAAACTATTCCCCGAAGTTGATTGGGTTTCTTCTCTTTCTACTTATAAAAATCTGGATCAATTTGATGCGGTTGTTAATCTTGCCGGCGAACCTATTTTTGATAAAAAATGGACGGATGAACAAAAACTGCGGTTAAAAAACAGCAGAATTTTATTAACTCAACAACTAACGCAATTAATAAATCGGGGAAAACGCCCGCCGGTATTTATATCCGGTTCTGCATCAGGATTTTATGGCAATGCGGGAAGCCAATTATTAACAGAATCGGCTTTGCCCGCAACTTCATTTACAGCCGAACTCTGCCAGGCTTGGGAAGCTGCGGCACAACAAGCCGACACCCGGGTTTGCGTGATTCGCACCGGAATGGTGATGTCGCCCAGAGGCGGCGCTCTCGCCCGAATGTTACCGCTTTATCGTTTCGGATTAGCGGGGAAATTAGGCTCCGGACAGCAATTTATGCCTTGGATTGCCCTAAAAGACATGGTGCGAGGCATTATCTTTCTGATAAATAATCCCAACGCCGTCGGCGCGTTTAATTTTTCCTCACCGAATCCCGTAACCAATAAAGAATTTAACTGCTTATTAGGATCCAGACTAAAACGCCCTCACTTTTTTTCTGTCCCCGCTTGCATATTACGGTTATTTTTGGGTGAACGCGCCTGTTTGTTGCTGGACAGCCAAAATGTTTATCCTAAAAAACTGCTGGACTTAGGTTATACGTTCCAATTCGAATATTTAGAGACTTATTTTTCGAAAACGCTCAAGCAAAAACGAAAAAAATAAACCGCACTTTTGACGGTTTCATCACAATTTAACGCCAAAAGTGCGGTCGGTTTTTGCCAATTTTTTACAATTGCTGATAAAGCCGTAAGGCATAAGCATCCGACATGCCGGCAATATAATCGCAAATAATTCTGTGTTTTCCTTCATCTGTGGCATTTTGCCAGCGTTTTACCGTATTTCTCGGTAAAAGCCGTTCGGGATCACTTTCGAAAATCTGGAACATTTCGGTCAATATGCGTTGACCTTTATATTCGATCCGTTGGGTTTCTACGTCTCGGATAACATACTTGAATACAAAACGCTTAAATACATTCAACGCGTCCAGTACTCCTTTTGGCAGTTCCGCATTATAACGTAGCAACGGTTCGGCAAAATCTGCGGTCATTTTCCAGCGAATATGGGTAATAAAATAATTAACTAACGCACCGATAGCATTCTTCCTCTGGTAATGCTGATCGGAAAATAATTTTTCGGTAATTTGTTCAATGTTAGACTGTATCCAGTTTGAACGACAGTTTTTCAGTTCAACCTCCGCCTCTTGCCATTGCTGACGGTTAACCAGCCCGACGACGACGGCATCTTCTAAATCATGCACCGCATAAGCAATGTCATCCGCAATTTCCATAATACTGCAATCCAATGACTTAAATTTGGTTTTCAGCATATCCGACGGCGATTGGCGCGGTTGCTGAAATTGCCCGAACAAGGTGCGGTCGGCGTCGCTCAAAGGCTGTAACAACCACTCAAACATAGGTAAATCATCATAAAATAATCCTTTGCCCGGTCGCCAATCGTTAATCTTTACATAACGGGGATCACCATTTGACTGTAAATCCGATTTTGCATAATCGGGCGAGGAAAGATCCAGCAAAGTAGGATATTTTACCAACCCCAGAATAGTACGGCGGGTTAGATTCATGCCGGCGGAGAGCGTATAGGGTTCCAACTTGGTTACAATACGGAATGTCTGCGCGTTTCCTTCAAAACCATGATGTTCTCTCATCATATAATTAAGAGCAACTTCGCCGCCGTGCCCGAAAGGAGGGTGCCCGATATCATGGGCAAAACATAAACTTTCAATTAAATCGTTAGAAGGTAAAAGCGGTTTTAAACTTTGTTGCAATGCGGTTTTATCCGCATTCAGTTGCGCCGCCAAATGCTCAAAACTGTCGCCGAATTTCAGTTGCGCCACCAGACTATTACCAATTTGCGCCACCTCAAGAGAATGGGTTAAACGGGTACGATAAAAATCATTTTCACCTACTGCGTGAATCTGCGTTTTTGCCTGCAAGCAGCGAAATGCCGCACTATGCAAAATACGCCCGCGATCGCGCCGATACGGCGGACGATGATCTTTCTCTCTCGGCTTATCCGTAATAAATCGTTGCTGCCAAATATTATTTAACTGTATTTTCTGCATTTATCCATCACATACAAAATGAAACGAGTTTAAACACTAAAGGTGCTAATAATGAACTAATAATCCCACATAAAACCAATGAGATCGAGCTATAATTTCCCGCTTTTGCATCCACTTCAAGACAGCTGACCGTTCCCAGCGCATGAGATACCGATCCCACGGCAAGCCCAATGGCTTCCGAGTTTTTTAATTGTAATTTTTTTAATACCAAATAACCAAAAACAGACCCCTGCAAACCGGCAACAACCACCCCTACCGCAGCCACTGCCGGCACGCCGCCGATATTTTGTGCAATCGCCATAGCAATCGGCGTAGTGACCGATTTTGGTAATACCGTCGCCACCACATCTGCTGAAGCACCCAAGGCTAAGGCTAATAATGCACCGCTAAACATTGATAACAAGGAGGCGGAAGTCACTATAAACAAGATGGCTTTCCAACGGACGGCAATTTGATGAAGCTGTTCATATAACGGCAATGCCAATGCCACTACACTGACACCAAGCAAATTATTCAAGGGTGCATTACCCGCCATATATTGATCATAAGGAATGTCTGCCGCCAGCAATACCGCAACTAAAATAATTACGGTTAAAACAAAACTATTTAACAAAACGGATTTAATCCGCTTAGTGATGAGTAACGCAATCATAAAAGCGGCAATAGTTAATAACGTATAAAAATAAATCATGATGCCTCTCCTTTATTGTTTACATTATTAATATCCCGTTTTTTAATCGCTTTTTTACGTAGCCGGGTAAAGGAATTTAACGAAAACAAATAATCCCCTAAAAAACCGATCACCAATAAAGTCACGCAGGTGCTGACTATATTAGGAATTAATAATGAACTTGCGTGAGAAACCAACAGATCGGAATATTTCATCACGCCGACGCTTACCGGCACAAACAGCACCGCCATGTAGCGGATTAATAACGAGGCACCGAAGAAAACCCAATCGACTTTAATAATTTGCGTAGTCAGCCCGATAAAAAGAATCAGCAAACCGAATATACTGCCGGGAATACCGATGGGAATGAGCTTTGCAAGCCCTTCGCCAATAAATAAAATCAAATATAAAATAATCAAAGATCGCACGAATAAAAATATTTTTTGTCTCATAACTATCTCTCTGTTATCCGAGTAAAAATAAAAAATATAGCGCTGATAAATGCGTCGAAAAATAGGTTTCAAGTCTACTCTCATTTATTTCCTTTTGTTACCCTTTTTTGAGTAGAATATGCCGATTTAAATCAATATAACTGTAAAAACATGAAAAACATTCGCTCATTTATAAGTATCTTCTTAATTTTATTACCACTTTGGGCGCAGGCGCAGCGCGAAGTGAAATGTCGTGTAGTCCGGGTGTCCGACGGCGACAGCCTCACCTGTTTGGCGCATAACAATAAACAAATCAAAGTACGCCTGCTGGACATTGATGCGCCCGAACGCCGTCAGCCCTTCGGCAATAAAGCCCGTCAGCAATTAGCCCAACTGATTTTTAAGCGGGAAATAACATTGCGTATTTCCGGTTATGATCGCTATAACCGAACACTTGCCACGGTTTTTAACGAAAAAAATGAAAATATCAACTTAAAAATGGTACAACTTGGTTTGGCATGGGCTTATAATCAGTATTCGGAAAATCCCGAGTACGGCAAGGCCGAGGCGTTGGCGAAAAAACGCAAAATCGGTTTATGGCGGGAAACAAATCCCATAGAACCAAGCCGCTATCGCCGGGAATTATACAAAAGAAATATTCAAAATAAAAAACAACGTACTGAGAAAAATTAATGTTCGACACTACCGGATTCCGTTCGCACTTCCCTTATTTTCAGCATCCCGACAGGGTCATATATTTAGATAACGCAGCAACCACTCTAAAACCGCAAAGTTTAATTGATGCGACGGTAAAATTTTATCAATCCGCCGGTTCCGTACACCGCAGCCAATATGATGAAGAACAAACGGCACTCTATGAGCAGGCTCGCTCACAAGTTCGTCAATTAATCAATGCGGAAAGTGACAAAGCAATTATCTGGACCTCCGGTACAACGCAAGCCATTAACACCGTGGCAAACGGATTAATTCCTTATATTCAGTCTGACGATGAAATCATTATCAGCGAGGCGGATCATCATGCCAATTTTGTGACCTGGTCGATGATTGCACAAAAGTGCGGTGCAAAATTGCGTATTTTACCGATTCAGGATAATTGGCTAATCAATGAAAACGCTCTTTTGGTAGCCTTAAACAAACGAACCAAAGTAGTGGCGCTCAATTTTGTATCTAACGTAACAGGCACGGAACAACCAGTCGAACATTTAATCCGCTTAATCCGCAAGCATAGTTCCGCTCTGGTTTCCGTCGATGCGGCGCAAGCAATCAGTCACGTTAAAATTGATTTGCGGAAACTGGATGCGGACTTTTTATCCTTTTCCGCCCATAAAATTTACGGTCCGAACGGATTAGGAGTTTTAAGCGGGAAATTAACCGCACTTGAACTGCTTCAGCCCTTAATTTACGGCGGGAAAATGGTTGATCGGGTATCAAAACAACAAATTAGTTTTGCCGAACTGCCCTACCGTTTAGAAGCCGGCACGCCGAATATTGCCGGTGTAATCGGCTTTAATGCCGTATTGTCATGGCTTAATCAATGGGATTTCGAACAGGCGGAACATCATGCGGTGCAGCTTGCCGAACAGACAAAAGTGCGGTTAAAAAATTACGAATTTTGTCAACTGTTTAATTCGCCGAAACCAAGTTCGGTTATCAGTTTTGTCTTTAAAAATATTGCCGGTTCCGATCTCGCAACATTACTGGCAGAACAGAATATCGCACTGCGTACCGGCGTTCACTGCGCCCAGCCTTATTTATCCCGGTTGGGACAACATTCAACCCTGAGATTAAGTTTTGCCCCTTACAATACGCAACAAGAGGTTGACGCCTTTTTCACCGCATTGGACAAAAGCCTTGCATTATTAGAGGAATAAATGAATTTACAGGAACAATTAAAAAACGCTAAAAATTGGGAAGAACGCTATCGGTTAATTATTCAGGCGGGCAAAAATATTACCAAGCCGACGGAACAGGAACTGGCGGAAATGCAACCCCTCTCGGGTTGTGAAGCACAGGTGTGGTTTAAAATTTCACAAAATTCCGACCGCACTTTACATTTTCAGGCTTATAGCGACGCCCGTATTATCAACGGATTATTATGGATTTTATCCCTCGCCGTTAACGGGAAGCCGACGGAACAATGCCGCCGGTTCGATTTAACCTCTTATTATGCGGAATTAGGTATTGCTCAACGTTTAACTTCAACCCGTCTTAACGGTTTGAAACAAATTGAAGGCTTTATTCATCAAGCGGGAAATTAAGCAAGCGAAATTTGCTGATTTTTGACCGCACTTTTCAAATACAAAAAAAGAGATAGTTAAGACTATCTCTTTTGCATATTAGTGGGAACGCAAACGTTGTAAAAACGCTTTGGTTCGTTCATGTTGAGGATTATCGAATAATTGTTTAGGAGAGCCCCGTTCCACAATAATCCCGCCGTCCATCACAATCACTAAATCCGCCACATCTAACGCGAATTTAATTTCATGGGTGACAACCACCATCGTCCAGCCTTCTTTGGCAAGGCTTTTCATTGTATCCAACACATCTTGTACCAATTCCGGATCCAACGCCGAAGTAGGTTCGTCAAATAACATTAATTCCGGTTGTAACGCCAATGCGCGTGCGATGCCCACACGTTGTTGCTGACCGCCGGAAAGTTGGAACGGATAAAGATCCGCTTTATCGGCTAAACCGACTTTTGTCAGCAATGCTAAGGCTTCTTCACGGGCCTGCGCAACCTTTTTGCTCTGCACCCGCACCGGACCTTCCATCACATTTTCCAATGCGGTTTTATGGGGAAACAAATTATAGTTCTGGAACACCATCCCCGCCTTACGGCGCAGGGCCAAAATATCTTTTTTCGACGGTTTAGCGGCGAAATCAATCTTTAACGGCGCCGCATTATCAAACTCAATGGTGCCTTGCTCCGGCATTTCCAACGCATTTAAACAACGCAAAAAAGTGGTTTTGCCCGAACCGGAAGGTCCGAGAATAACCACCACTTCGCCTTTTGTAATGTCTAAATCAATACCGCGCAAAATCACGTTTTCACCAAAGGCTTTATGAATATTTTTTACTTTTATCATATTATCTCGCTACGTAACGCTCCATGCGTTTCTCAACCTTAGCCTGGATCACGAATAATACCCAACAGAAACACCAATAAATTAAACCCGCTTCAATATAAATCGGCAGGAAATCATAAGACATATTCGCCATTTGTTGAGCGACACGGAACATTTCCGTAACGGTAACCACCGAAGCCAAGGAAGTATCTTTAAACAAACCGATAAAGGTATTGCTTAACGGCGGAACCGCAACGCGAAAAGCCTGCGGAGCGATAATACGGCGAAATGTCTGCATATAGCTCATACCGATAGTATAGCCCGCTTCCCATTGACCTTTCGGTACGGAAGAAATCGCCGCACGTACGGTTTCGGAGGCATAAGCCCCGATATTCAATGAAAAACCGATAATTGCCGCAGGAATCGGATCAATAAAAATCCCCAGCGCGGGCAATCCGTAAAATACAACGGAAATCTGCACCAACATCGGCGTGCCGCGAATAATGGAGATATAAACTTTAACGACCACCAAAAATAAACGGTGGATTACTCCGTTAACCGGCGTAACCCGTACCAGCGCTACCGCAACGGAAATAATCATGCCGATTATAAAAGATGAAACGGCAAGAGGTATCGAAACCAATACCGCCGCTTCCACCATCGGCCAAAAAGCGCTAATGACCAAGTCCACGCGGGACTCGGTCATAAAAGGAATGGAAAGAAGGAGATTATTTAACACTGATATCTTTTCCGAAGAATTGTTCGCCTAATTTTTTCAACGTGCCGTCTTTTTGTAGCTCAATTACCGCCGCACTAATTTTTGCCAGCGCTTCGTCATTACCTTTATTTACGATTAAACCTGAACCTAATTTTTCTTCAGCCGGTGCTTCCCAAGCCGATTTTAAACCCGAATTCGGATTTTTCTTCAAATAATCTAAAATCGCCAGACTATCGTTTAAGGTAAAATCGGCACGTTTTTGTTGAACGACTAATAATGATTGCGCTAAACCGTCAACCGGTACGATTTTCGCCTGTTTCTCTCTTGCTAATTCACCATAGTTACTGGTTAACGACTGCGCCGCTTTACGATCTTTAATATCGTCTAAAGTTTTAATGCTATCGTCATCCGCACGAACCGCCATCATGGCGCCGGACCAGCTATAAGGCTCGGATTTATCAAATGTCGCCTGACGTTCAGGTGTCGTTAACGCCACTTGGTTCGCCACAATATCAAAACGCCCCGCTTTCAGGCCCGCCATCATAGAATCCCATGCGGTTTCCTTAAATTCAACTTTCACGCCCAGTTTGTCGGCTACCGCTCGCGTTACTTCTACATCATAACCGGTTAATTTACCGCTGGCGTCATGATAAGTAAAAGGTGCGTAAGTCCCTTCCGTACCCACCGTAATGGTGCCTTTATTATTAATGCGATCTAATAAACTATCCGCTGCAACAGCTTGAGTTGTGGTTGCCACAGCAAATATGCCTGTCGCTAAAAGTACTAATTTTTTAAACATCATAAAGTTTCCTTATAAAAAAATGGAATTAATTAAAAACGGAGCTATTTTAAAAGCAGAAAAAACTTTGAGGAAATAACTAATAAGAATAAGTTATTATAAAAAAAGAATAGGATTTGTTTATCTTTTATAAGCGGTTTTATTGAAAAATCGGTAAAAATGCACCGCACTTTTCCATCAAGTTATTTGTCTGCCGCCATGATTCCGTTACAATACTTACTAATTCTTTCGCCTAAGGATGTGTTATGACCATGCCGTTACCTTCTATTGAACAAACTCTGATTCAACTCGCCGATAATTTAATCACACATTTTCCGGAACAGTTTAACTCTCAAATTTATCAACAAATTCAAAAAGATATCAGTAACATTAAAACGCCGGTGGGCGCGTTAATGCGAGCGGTTTCAATGTCTGATTTTGTGACGGAAATTCTGCAAAAACAACCGCACTTTTTAGCCGAATGCTGGTATAAAACGCCGCAACCGGCGGATTGCGACAGTTATGCCGCCCGCCTGTCCGTTCAACTGGCTGACATTCAGGAAGAAACCGGCTTATACAAAACACTGCGTGATTTCCGCAATCAAGAAATGGCAAAACTAAGCATTTGCCAAAGTTTAAATTCAGCTACGGTAGAAGAAATTTTTATCCGTCTTTCACAACTGGCGGAAGCTTTGATTATCGGCGCGCGGGATTGGCTATATCAGCGTGCTTGCTTAGACTGGGGAACACCGACGGACAATCAGGGCAATGTACAACAACTTTACATTCTCGGTATGGGAAAATTAGGCGGTTTTGAATTGAATTTTTCTTCGGATATTGACCTGATATTCACCTACCCGGCCAATGGTGAAACCGTCGGTAGCCGAAAACCTATTGATAACCAAAAATTCTTCACCCGGTTAGGACAACGGTTAATCAGCGCCCTTGACGAATTCACCGAAGACGGTTTTGTTTATCGCACGGACATGCGCTTGCGCCCCTTTGGCGACAGCGGCGCCTTAGCGTTGAGCTTTAATGCCATGGAATCCTATTATCAGGAACAAGGACGGGATTGGGAGCGTTACGCGATGATTAAAGGCAGAATCCTGGGAGCGGACGAACAGGATCCGAATGTGAAAACGCTACGCCAATTATTACGCCCTTTTATTTACCGCCGCTATATTGATTTCAGCGTTATTCAGTCGTTACGTGACATGAAAAGCAAAATTGAGCGTGAAGTTCGCCGTCGCGGCTTGGTCGATAACATCAAACTCGGCGCCGGCGGTATCCGCGAAATAGAATTTATCGTTCAGGTCTTCCAACTTATTCGCGGCGGGCGGGAAATCAGTTTGCAGCAGCATGAATTGCTGAAATTACTGCCTGAAATCGAAAAATTGAATTTAATTACCGCAGATCAACATCAGGATTTGTTACAAGCTTATTTGTTTTTACGCCGGGTGGAAAACGTACTGCAAGCCATTAATGACAAACAAACTCAATTACTACCCGCTGACGAATTAAACCGATGCCGTTTAATTAGCGCCACCTGTGAATTTACTCAATGGGATAACAATCATCGGCCGCAAAAAATACAATATCCGATTCATGACTGGGAAAGCTTTTATCAGGTACTGCAACAACACCAACAAAAAGTGCGGTCGGTTTTTAATAATTTAATCGGATTTAATAATGAAAATGAGGCTGACGATTCGGACAATGCCTGGAGTGATTTTCTTGATGCGGATCTGGAACAAGGTGAAATCGCGGATATTCTTGCACAACAGGGGGTCAGCGAAGAAGAACGCGACGAGATTATCGGCAGACTGGAAGCTTTTCGTCATAGTGTCAGCCACCGTTCAATCGGGATCCGCGGGCGAGAAGTGCTGACTCAACTTATGCCGCTCCTGTTGCTGCAAATTTTTTCCAACAAAAAATACCGCACTTTGCTGCCGAGAATGTTGAATATTGTCGAAAAGATTCTTACCAGAACCACTTATTTAGAACTGCTACTGGAAAATCCGCAGGCACTAACGCAATTGATCGAACTTTGTGCCAAATCACAGCTGATTGCCGAACAAGTGGCGCAACATCCTATTTTATTGGACGAATTATTGGATCGCGAGGCATTGCTCAATCCGCCTTCCTTTGAGCAATATCCGGCGGAATTACAACAATATTTATTGCGTCTGCCTGAAGATGACGACGAACAATTTATTACCGCACTACGTCAATTCAAACAGGCGACGCTGTTGCGTATTGCCGCGGCGGACATTCTCGGCGCATTGCCGGTCATGAAAGTCAGTGATCACCTGACGTTCCTGGCGGAAACCATTTTGCATACGGTAGTCAACCTTGCATGGCAACAGATTACCGCCCGTTTCGGCAAACCCGAACATTTACAGAATAATGAAAAGGGATTTTTAGTGGTGGGCTATGGCAAACTTGGCGGTATTGAGCTGGGCTATCGTTCGGATTTGGATCTGGTTTTTCTCTGTGACGAAATCCATTCCGGTCAAACCGTCGGTGGCAAGAAAGTGATCGACAGTCACCAGTTTTATCTGCGGCTGGCTCAAAAAATTATCAGTATTTTCAGCATGACCACCAGCGCGGGAATTCTCTATGAAGTGGATTTGCGTTTACGCCCGTCCGGTGAAGCGGGGCCTTTATGTTGTTCATTCAAGGCTTTCGAAGATTATCAAATGAACGAAGCCTGGACATGGGAAAAACAATCGCTGGTTCGCAGCCGGGCGGTCTATGGCGAACCGGCATTGCGGGAAAAATTCGAATTAATACGAACCGGAATCCTCGCCTCACCCAGAGATTTAACCCGACTAAAAATTGACGTGCGGGAAATGCGTGAAAAAATGTATCGGCATTTTGCCGGTGCCGACGACAATAAATTCAATATTAAAAAGGATCAGGGCGGCATTACGGACATTGAATTTATCGCGCAATATCTGGTACTTGCCCATGCACCTGAAAATCCTAACTTAGCGTATTGGTCGGATAACGTGCGGATTTTTGACATTATGGCGGAACATGGAATTATTACACTTAAT
This window harbors:
- a CDS encoding amino acid ABC transporter ATP-binding protein, producing MIKVKNIHKAFGENVILRGIDLDITKGEVVVILGPSGSGKTTFLRCLNALEMPEQGTIEFDNAAPLKIDFAAKPSKKDILALRRKAGMVFQNYNLFPHKTALENVMEGPVRVQSKKVAQAREEALALLTKVGLADKADLYPFQLSGGQQQRVGIARALALQPELMLFDEPTSALDPELVQDVLDTMKSLAKEGWTMVVVTHEIKFALDVADLVIVMDGGIIVERGSPKQLFDNPQHERTKAFLQRLRSH
- a CDS encoding thermonuclease family protein; translated protein: MKNIRSFISIFLILLPLWAQAQREVKCRVVRVSDGDSLTCLAHNNKQIKVRLLDIDAPERRQPFGNKARQQLAQLIFKREITLRISGYDRYNRTLATVFNEKNENINLKMVQLGLAWAYNQYSENPEYGKAEALAKKRKIGLWRETNPIEPSRYRRELYKRNIQNKKQRTEKN
- a CDS encoding SufE family protein; translated protein: MNLQEQLKNAKNWEERYRLIIQAGKNITKPTEQELAEMQPLSGCEAQVWFKISQNSDRTLHFQAYSDARIINGLLWILSLAVNGKPTEQCRRFDLTSYYAELGIAQRLTSTRLNGLKQIEGFIHQAGN
- a CDS encoding amino acid ABC transporter permease, yielding MLNNLLLSIPFMTESRVDLVISAFWPMVEAAVLVSIPLAVSSFIIGMIISVAVALVRVTPVNGVIHRLFLVVVKVYISIIRGTPMLVQISVVFYGLPALGIFIDPIPAAIIGFSLNIGAYASETVRAAISSVPKGQWEAGYTIGMSYMQTFRRIIAPQAFRVAVPPLSNTFIGLFKDTSLASVVTVTEMFRVAQQMANMSYDFLPIYIEAGLIYWCFCWVLFVIQAKVEKRMERYVAR
- a CDS encoding amino acid ABC transporter substrate-binding protein gives rise to the protein MFKKLVLLATGIFAVATTTQAVAADSLLDRINNKGTITVGTEGTYAPFTYHDASGKLTGYDVEVTRAVADKLGVKVEFKETAWDSMMAGLKAGRFDIVANQVALTTPERQATFDKSEPYSWSGAMMAVRADDDSIKTLDDIKDRKAAQSLTSNYGELAREKQAKIVPVDGLAQSLLVVQQKRADFTLNDSLAILDYLKKNPNSGLKSAWEAPAEEKLGSGLIVNKGNDEALAKISAAVIELQKDGTLKKLGEQFFGKDISVK
- a CDS encoding cysteine desulfurase, giving the protein MFDTTGFRSHFPYFQHPDRVIYLDNAATTLKPQSLIDATVKFYQSAGSVHRSQYDEEQTALYEQARSQVRQLINAESDKAIIWTSGTTQAINTVANGLIPYIQSDDEIIISEADHHANFVTWSMIAQKCGAKLRILPIQDNWLINENALLVALNKRTKVVALNFVSNVTGTEQPVEHLIRLIRKHSSALVSVDAAQAISHVKIDLRKLDADFLSFSAHKIYGPNGLGVLSGKLTALELLQPLIYGGKMVDRVSKQQISFAELPYRLEAGTPNIAGVIGFNAVLSWLNQWDFEQAEHHAVQLAEQTKVRLKNYEFCQLFNSPKPSSVISFVFKNIAGSDLATLLAEQNIALRTGVHCAQPYLSRLGQHSTLRLSFAPYNTQQEVDAFFTALDKSLALLEE